In the genome of Desulfofarcimen acetoxidans DSM 771, one region contains:
- a CDS encoding AAA family ATPase — MKVLICDTNAEFIRSLTTAVNADFVVATTTQDAFNNGMVNIAVISDDFSEWEAIARHLSSQGVDCYILTANITNIEIWKKSTFNGCKGVWLKETAATEMSGKIQTSSVKRPLREQLTRQSTPDYSQVNNAQINNVVPERKRNQPFPVHGQQKPTIIPKRELICFFGVNGGVGKTTMAINTGIALAKQGQSTVLVDFDVFSGDVVTRLKVKPTTTMVDWIRGNSDDLSQCLADHHSTGLKILPAPLNHEEGELINPEITGKILSILTRRFDVVIVDTAPLLIAPTLITIEHATRVFILVPPDSATVAKTNTVIRRMDMINFEKDKFSLLVTKMPKKQPLRVNDMTSVLNMKLAGIIPYDEGVQVESNLGTPPVLSRRASKFAKSVTSLCNTIIPSNIAPEKSSLLKFAFWKRSGGAF; from the coding sequence ATGAAAGTATTAATTTGTGATACAAATGCAGAATTTATAAGGTCATTGACTACTGCCGTTAATGCAGATTTTGTTGTTGCAACAACTACTCAAGACGCTTTTAATAACGGTATGGTGAATATAGCCGTAATATCGGATGATTTTTCTGAATGGGAAGCTATTGCCCGACACTTAAGTAGCCAAGGTGTTGACTGCTATATTTTAACTGCGAACATAACTAACATTGAAATCTGGAAAAAGTCAACTTTCAACGGGTGTAAAGGTGTTTGGTTAAAAGAAACTGCTGCAACCGAAATGTCCGGGAAAATACAAACTTCATCGGTTAAAAGACCTTTACGCGAACAACTGACAAGACAAAGTACACCTGATTACAGTCAAGTCAACAATGCTCAAATAAACAATGTGGTACCAGAACGGAAACGTAACCAACCTTTTCCGGTACATGGACAGCAGAAGCCAACTATAATTCCTAAACGGGAATTAATCTGCTTTTTCGGTGTAAATGGCGGTGTGGGTAAGACTACAATGGCCATTAATACGGGTATTGCTCTGGCAAAGCAAGGTCAGAGCACCGTACTGGTTGATTTTGATGTTTTCAGCGGTGATGTTGTAACCAGGCTTAAAGTGAAACCAACAACCACGATGGTTGACTGGATACGCGGGAACAGTGATGATTTGAGCCAATGCCTTGCAGATCATCATTCTACAGGACTAAAAATATTACCGGCTCCTCTCAATCACGAAGAAGGGGAACTGATCAATCCGGAAATAACCGGTAAAATACTCTCAATTTTAACACGTCGTTTTGATGTTGTTATTGTTGATACAGCGCCACTGTTAATTGCTCCTACATTAATAACGATTGAACACGCAACAAGGGTATTTATTCTGGTTCCTCCCGATTCTGCAACAGTAGCTAAAACGAACACGGTAATTAGAAGAATGGACATGATTAACTTTGAAAAGGATAAATTTTCATTGTTAGTTACAAAAATGCCCAAAAAACAACCTTTGAGAGTAAATGACATGACGTCTGTACTAAATATGAAATTGGCCGGCATAATTCCATATGACGAAGGGGTGCAGGTAGAAAGCAACCTGGGAACACCGCCTGTGCTGAGCCGCAGGGCCAGCAAATTTGCTAAGTCTGTAACCAGCTTGTGTAACACAATCATACCGTCAAATATAGCTCCGGAAAAAAGCAGTTTATTAAAATTTGCTTTTTGGAAACGTTCAGGGGGTGCATTTTAA
- the cpaB gene encoding Flp pilus assembly protein CpaB, which yields MKLFNKKSSSYLLFITLIAAVAAGFLGMQTIRKYTAVLPVVVAKVEIPAYTPITEENEKEMLAVENIPKAAIKQGMFPNSQNLIGKVTRTVIPAGYPVSKDFLAIEGPGSLLTTQISQFKDPKLRATPVTVQGVNALDGKIMPGDRVDVVGNMKLPMGGLQQPVSQTIGVQVPVIAVTGEPNKPTGVILGLTPQQAQDVGFAETAGTIKLSLNPYQPDTNAARTTPTTSQSFIEKYIQQQQQINAGG from the coding sequence TTGAAATTATTTAATAAAAAATCAAGCAGCTATCTTTTATTTATTACTCTTATAGCTGCCGTTGCAGCTGGATTTTTAGGCATGCAAACAATAAGAAAGTATACCGCGGTGCTGCCGGTTGTGGTTGCTAAGGTTGAAATTCCGGCTTACACACCGATAACAGAAGAAAATGAGAAAGAAATGCTTGCTGTAGAAAACATACCTAAAGCAGCAATTAAACAAGGTATGTTCCCAAACAGTCAAAATTTAATTGGAAAAGTAACCAGAACTGTTATTCCGGCAGGCTACCCTGTCAGCAAAGATTTTCTGGCAATCGAAGGACCAGGAAGTTTGTTAACCACGCAGATATCGCAATTCAAAGATCCTAAACTAAGGGCTACTCCGGTAACAGTGCAAGGAGTAAATGCTTTAGACGGTAAAATAATGCCCGGTGATCGTGTCGATGTAGTTGGTAATATGAAACTTCCAATGGGCGGATTACAACAACCCGTTAGTCAGACAATCGGAGTTCAGGTACCCGTAATAGCAGTCACAGGGGAACCGAATAAACCGACCGGCGTAATATTGGGGTTAACTCCCCAACAGGCACAGGATGTAGGATTTGCTGAAACAGCAGGTACTATAAAATTGTCTCTCAATCCGTATCAACCTGATACAAACGCGGCCAGAACCACACCAACAACATCTCAAAGTTTTATTGAAAAATATATTCAGCAACAGCAACAAATCAATGCAGGAGGCTAA